The Bacteroidales bacterium genome includes a window with the following:
- a CDS encoding ABC transporter permease — protein MKLLFILAWRNLWRNRKRSMITISSVLFAVLLAIVFDSMERGSYERMIDSMVKYSTGYIQIQDVMYEEEPSIDNSLLFDEQLTDLINEYSSDIAYTVPRIQNFALAATETQTRGTMVMGIDPELEIRLNDLTDNLVSGEFLNRDDGDILLAEGLAGILAVNVGDTLVLLGQGFQGSTAAGKYRIKGLVDMKIPEMNNNAIYMTIETARWFYMAENRLTSLIIMPVNPRSSEQLAAELRENIDTEWYSVLTWQQMLKDLLALMEFDTAGSKVMMMILYIVITFGLFGTILTMMIERQREFAMLISLGMKRSRLALVCFLESIFISFTGVLAGIIAAIPIVAYFHFNPIKLKGEMAESMLDYGFEPLMPFSSDPNIFLNQAMIVLTFAFLVGLYPIYRVYKINIVEVKQQ, from the coding sequence ATGAAACTTCTCTTCATCCTGGCCTGGCGCAATTTATGGCGGAACCGCAAGCGTTCCATGATCACTATAAGCTCAGTGCTGTTCGCGGTGCTGCTTGCCATCGTTTTCGATTCCATGGAAAGAGGATCGTACGAACGCATGATTGACAGCATGGTGAAGTACAGTACCGGTTATATCCAGATCCAGGATGTAATGTATGAAGAAGAACCTTCAATTGATAACAGTCTGTTGTTCGACGAACAGCTTACAGACTTAATTAACGAATACAGCAGCGATATTGCTTACACCGTGCCCCGCATTCAGAACTTTGCCCTGGCGGCCACCGAAACCCAGACACGTGGAACAATGGTGATGGGAATTGATCCAGAACTTGAGATCAGGCTTAACGATCTTACTGACAACTTAGTTTCAGGTGAATTTCTGAACCGTGATGATGGTGATATTTTGCTGGCCGAAGGCCTTGCAGGAATCCTGGCGGTGAACGTGGGCGACACACTCGTTCTTCTTGGCCAGGGCTTCCAGGGTTCAACAGCTGCTGGAAAATACAGGATCAAAGGTCTGGTTGATATGAAAATCCCTGAAATGAATAACAACGCCATCTATATGACCATTGAAACCGCCCGCTGGTTTTATATGGCCGAAAACAGGCTTACTTCTCTCATTATCATGCCGGTGAACCCAAGATCCAGTGAACAGCTTGCCGCTGAACTTCGTGAGAATATTGACACAGAATGGTATAGCGTGCTTACGTGGCAACAAATGCTGAAAGACCTGCTGGCGCTCATGGAATTCGACACAGCAGGCTCAAAAGTCATGATGATGATCTTATACATCGTTATTACCTTTGGCTTGTTCGGAACCATACTTACCATGATGATTGAGCGGCAGCGCGAGTTTGCAATGCTTATTTCATTGGGCATGAAACGGTCGCGGCTGGCGCTGGTATGTTTTCTCGAATCAATTTTTATCTCTTTTACCGGTGTGCTGGCGGGAATTATCGCTGCAATTCCAATTGTGGCTTATTTCCATTTCAACCCCATTAAGTTGAAAGGCGAAATGGCTGAATCCATGCTGGATTATGGTTTTGAACCCTTGATGCCTTTTTCTTCTGACCCGAATATTTTTCTGAACCAGGCCATGATTGTTCTGACATTCGCATTCCTGGTAGGATTGTACCCAATATACCGGGTGTATAAGATCAATATCGTGGAAGTGAAACAACAATAA
- a CDS encoding outer membrane lipoprotein-sorting protein, which produces MKILKIVRTVFLLSIIILPFLTLKAQDPREIIRQMEDKMRGEASYAEMTMTSVRPRFTREISMKSWSLGEDYALILITAPARDQGTAFLKRANEIWNYVPGIDRTVKMPPSMMSQSWMGSDLTNDDLVRGVSTIDDYTHTLLRTETMDGHECYVIEMIPKPDAPIVYDKVVYWISKKYMLPVKVENFDEFGELASTINFKDIKTMGGRDVPAVLEIIPASKPGHKTILTTTKADYQIDLSQNFFTLQNLTNVR; this is translated from the coding sequence ATGAAAATCCTCAAAATAGTAAGAACCGTCTTTTTGTTGTCGATCATCATTCTACCTTTCCTGACCCTGAAAGCACAAGATCCCCGAGAAATTATCCGCCAGATGGAAGATAAAATGCGGGGCGAAGCTTCCTACGCTGAAATGACAATGACTTCGGTGAGGCCACGCTTTACCCGCGAAATCTCAATGAAATCATGGAGCCTCGGCGAAGATTATGCACTTATCCTCATTACAGCGCCAGCCCGCGACCAGGGCACCGCTTTCCTGAAAAGAGCCAATGAAATCTGGAACTACGTGCCCGGCATTGACCGCACGGTAAAAATGCCGCCTTCCATGATGTCGCAATCCTGGATGGGTTCGGATCTGACCAACGACGACCTTGTACGCGGGGTTTCTACCATTGACGATTACACCCACACCTTGCTCCGGACAGAAACTATGGACGGGCATGAATGCTATGTGATTGAGATGATCCCGAAACCCGATGCTCCTATTGTGTATGACAAAGTGGTTTATTGGATCTCAAAAAAATACATGCTGCCGGTGAAGGTTGAGAATTTTGATGAATTTGGCGAACTGGCCAGCACCATCAATTTCAAGGACATAAAAACCATGGGCGGCAGGGATGTACCGGCGGTTCTTGAAATCATTCCGGCAAGCAAACCCGGCCACAAAACCATTCTTACAACCACAAAAGCTGATTATCAGATTGATCTTTCTCAAAACTTTTTTACGCTTCAAAACCTTACAAACGTCAGGTAA
- a CDS encoding DUF2807 domain-containing protein: protein MKTKLTPNVFLMLVITGLISFTFSSCDPDDFNCIRGKGTVFTETRNTPDFISVDLRVPATVTITQADNISVEVKTFDNLLPEILTYVNGSTLIIENDHCLNVRNDDIEVFISAPDFSKLKVSGSGEIISTNMLDVADIDLNLSGSGSIDVGLITAMANSRVSGSGSIWIEGEAYEHNIEISGSGNIYSFPFYTERTNITVSGSGNCEVRVSDRLDVNISGSGVVKYKDYPDISSVITGSGKIINAN, encoded by the coding sequence ATGAAAACAAAACTTACACCCAACGTCTTTTTAATGTTAGTCATTACAGGGCTCATCAGTTTCACATTTTCATCCTGCGATCCCGACGACTTCAACTGCATAAGGGGCAAAGGAACCGTTTTCACCGAAACACGCAACACCCCCGATTTTATATCGGTTGACCTCAGGGTTCCTGCAACCGTAACCATTACGCAAGCTGATAATATTAGCGTGGAAGTGAAAACATTCGACAACCTGCTTCCTGAAATACTTACTTATGTGAACGGAAGTACGCTCATCATCGAAAACGACCATTGCCTCAATGTCAGGAACGACGACATTGAAGTGTTTATCTCCGCTCCCGATTTCTCGAAGCTGAAGGTAAGTGGCTCCGGTGAAATCATTTCAACAAATATGCTGGATGTTGCTGATATTGACCTGAACCTGAGCGGATCAGGCTCCATAGATGTGGGTTTGATCACCGCGATGGCCAATAGCAGGGTTTCGGGTTCCGGAAGCATTTGGATCGAAGGCGAGGCTTATGAACATAATATCGAAATCAGCGGATCGGGCAATATTTACTCATTTCCGTTTTATACTGAACGTACCAATATCACAGTGAGCGGTTCAGGAAACTGCGAAGTAAGAGTTTCTGACCGGCTGGATGTGAACATCAGCGGCAGCGGAGTGGTGAAATACAAGGATTATCCTGACATTAGCTCGGTGATCACCGGATCGGGAAAAATTATCAATGCCAATTAA
- a CDS encoding HYR domain-containing protein has protein sequence MKKQLLKPILIGCLLALSFTGWSQYVINGNAISLGNDCFRLTPALTFQAGSVWFQNKITLNSDFEVTGTLNFGILDANGADGIAFVLQPVCNGLGTAGGGIGYQGISPSLAVEFDTWQNVSDPFADHIALMRDGVVNHNTPNNLQGPIPVPNLENGANHPYIIKWDATTQNIKVWLDGILRIDYTGDVVSDIFGGNANVFWGFTAATGAAVNNQSVCIATVDFTEEGSFIVTSPTCPDYDNGAIDFNPAGGIAPFTFSWSNGESTEDISGLTAGTYTLTVTDGNGCQSNYSIEVTNEPDVENPVITCPDDITQSADAGECSATVAITPATAADNCGDPAIEGVRSDGLALSDPYPLGITTITWTATDDAGNTDECVQQVVVTDDEPPTITCPDDIVMGNDPGECGAEVDYDVLFGDNCSVASLPGFTLIGTMDNTSYFLSDESFTWLDAFAHSQLNVGHMATITSASENDFVVNALISNGFAASNPWIGLTDEETEGVWKWVTGEPFAYSNWHAGEPNNLGGEDYVNYYNIGGNIRWNDLPNSLPPFWTPNPYILEVKNTHLVLLSGLPSGEMFPKGTTTVTYQVVDASGNTAECSFTVTIEDGCTYSQGYWKTHSEFGPAPYDETWALLPDGASTIFYLSGKSYYEVMWTAPKGNAYYILAHQFIAAELNFLNGACHEDAQAAVAEATALFNMYTPAQIASLKGNNALRQQFLALASLLDDYNNGMIGPGHCDGGEKSSAVYFGSDEAAEMMVYPNPVSEIGTVEFTATEDTRTTIELYNLVGQRMGILFDEVAQAGTTYQVVLDAKSYNKGFYIVVMKSDNSIQKEKVTISY, from the coding sequence ATGAAAAAACAATTACTGAAACCTATTTTAATAGGTTGTCTTTTAGCACTCAGTTTCACCGGTTGGTCGCAATATGTGATCAACGGAAATGCGATCAGCCTCGGCAACGATTGCTTTCGATTAACACCGGCCTTGACGTTTCAGGCTGGATCTGTCTGGTTTCAGAACAAGATTACTCTTAACTCCGATTTTGAGGTTACCGGTACGCTGAATTTTGGAATACTGGATGCAAATGGTGCCGATGGAATAGCTTTTGTTTTGCAACCGGTTTGCAATGGATTGGGAACCGCTGGAGGAGGAATTGGATACCAGGGTATCTCACCTTCGCTTGCAGTGGAATTTGATACCTGGCAGAATGTAAGTGATCCGTTTGCAGATCATATCGCATTGATGAGAGATGGGGTAGTGAATCATAACACTCCAAACAATCTGCAAGGCCCCATCCCAGTGCCAAACCTGGAGAATGGCGCGAATCACCCGTATATAATCAAATGGGACGCTACCACTCAAAACATTAAGGTTTGGCTGGATGGTATACTAAGGATTGATTATACAGGTGATGTCGTCAGTGATATTTTCGGCGGTAATGCTAATGTTTTCTGGGGATTTACGGCTGCCACCGGAGCTGCGGTCAACAACCAGTCTGTTTGTATCGCTACTGTTGATTTTACTGAAGAAGGATCATTTATTGTAACTAGTCCTACCTGCCCGGATTATGATAATGGCGCCATTGATTTCAACCCGGCGGGAGGAATTGCCCCATTCACTTTCTCATGGAGCAATGGGGAATCAACCGAGGATATCTCAGGCCTTACAGCAGGAACCTACACCCTTACCGTTACTGACGGCAACGGTTGCCAAAGTAATTATTCCATCGAAGTAACAAATGAACCGGATGTTGAAAATCCTGTCATCACCTGCCCGGACGACATCACACAATCGGCTGATGCCGGTGAGTGTTCTGCAACAGTAGCTATAACACCTGCAACAGCCGCCGACAACTGCGGCGATCCTGCCATTGAAGGCGTAAGAAGCGATGGATTGGCATTGTCCGACCCTTATCCGCTGGGAATAACAACCATCACATGGACTGCAACTGATGATGCCGGAAACACAGACGAGTGTGTTCAGCAAGTAGTTGTAACTGATGATGAACCACCCACAATCACTTGCCCGGATGACATTGTTATGGGCAATGACCCCGGGGAGTGCGGAGCCGAGGTAGATTATGATGTTCTTTTCGGTGATAACTGTTCGGTGGCTTCGTTGCCTGGCTTTACCCTTATAGGCACAATGGATAACACCAGCTATTTTCTTTCAGATGAATCATTTACATGGCTTGATGCCTTTGCACATTCGCAGTTAAATGTTGGCCACATGGCTACCATTACTTCAGCCTCGGAAAATGATTTTGTTGTAAACGCACTCATTTCCAATGGCTTTGCCGCAAGCAACCCATGGATCGGCCTGACCGATGAAGAAACCGAAGGTGTGTGGAAATGGGTCACAGGAGAACCCTTTGCATACAGTAACTGGCACGCCGGTGAACCCAATAACCTGGGAGGCGAAGATTATGTGAATTATTATAATATTGGCGGGAACATTAGATGGAATGACCTTCCAAATTCTCTTCCACCTTTCTGGACACCAAATCCTTATATCCTGGAAGTTAAAAATACGCACCTGGTGTTATTATCAGGATTGCCTTCAGGCGAGATGTTTCCGAAAGGAACTACTACTGTCACTTACCAGGTTGTTGATGCTTCAGGAAACACAGCCGAATGCTCATTCACAGTCACTATCGAGGATGGCTGTACCTATTCACAGGGTTACTGGAAAACACATTCGGAGTTTGGCCCTGCACCTTATGATGAAACCTGGGCATTGCTACCTGACGGAGCCAGCACGATTTTCTACCTGAGTGGAAAATCATATTATGAAGTAATGTGGACTGCACCTAAAGGTAATGCTTATTACATTTTGGCTCATCAGTTCATAGCTGCCGAATTGAACTTCCTTAACGGCGCCTGCCATGAAGATGCCCAGGCTGCCGTTGCAGAAGCAACTGCTTTGTTTAACATGTACACACCTGCTCAAATCGCATCGTTGAAAGGGAATAACGCGCTTCGCCAGCAGTTCCTTGCCCTTGCCTCATTACTTGATGACTATAACAATGGCATGATTGGTCCCGGACATTGTGATGGCGGCGAGAAGTCTTCGGCTGTATATTTTGGTTCTGACGAAGCAGCAGAGATGATGGTTTATCCTAATCCTGTATCAGAAATTGGAACTGTAGAGTTTACTGCAACAGAAGATACAAGGACTACCATTGAGCTTTACAACCTGGTTGGACAGCGTATGGGAATATTGTTTGATGAAGTTGCGCAGGCAGGAACGACCTATCAGGTTGTTCTGGATGCTAAATCATACAATAAAGGATTTTATATTGTTGTAATGAAGAGCGATAACAGTATTCAAAAGGAAAAAGTCACTATCAGCTACTAA
- a CDS encoding GH92 family glycosyl hydrolase, with protein sequence MKRTILPLLLSLGLSTSGQPALVDYTKFVNPMTGTDNMGHTFPGATLPFGMVQLSPATNQVPFHIDGKYNPETYRYCAGYQYSDSTIFGFAHTHFSGTGHSDLGDFLVMPSTGPLVLEPGNPAKTRSGYFSRFSHENEAAEPAYYRVQLDDYNILAELTASERTGFHRYTFPQADTAHLLLDMMYNIYNHDDKNVWVFLRVENDSTVTGYRQTHGWARTRLMFFAMQFSKPFIAYGHKKYDENRYNGFYRKFNEAENFPEMAGRNIRAWFRFSTTDQEQLMVKFALSAVSTEGALNNLQQEIPHWDFDRVRSEGQKKWNRELSKIDATLPTYNDTVVFYTALYHTMLSPVIYEDVDGQYRGLDQNIHQSNGFTNYTIFSLWDTYRALHPLFNLIQPARNNDMIKSMLAHHDQSVHRMLPIWSHHANENWCMTGYHAVSVIADAMAKGTTDADVNRALKAAVNTSIVPYFDGLEHYMALGFVPEDRSVYSVTKTLEYAYNDWCIAQMAKQAGDRTVQKTYLDRSKSYKVLYDPELGYMRPKNTDGNWRPGFDPLDTHGQGFIEGNALNYGLYVPHEPDTMVAMMGGKDQFSSHLDMIFNIELDDKYIEKNEDITRDGMIGAYVHGNEPGHHIPYLYNWTSEPWKTQERVRMIMRTMYANAPDGLCGNDDAGQMSAWYIFSALGFYPVLPGSDQYAIGSPLVEQARLNLENGKLLWVRTMNQGPVNVYVQKVLVNGKEIKRNYLLHGELVNGGEIVFHMSDIPVKKQK encoded by the coding sequence ATGAAAAGAACCATTCTGCCTCTGCTGCTTTCTCTTGGCCTGTCAACATCCGGCCAACCTGCACTTGTTGATTACACAAAATTTGTGAACCCAATGACCGGAACGGATAATATGGGCCATACATTTCCGGGCGCCACACTTCCTTTCGGGATGGTGCAACTGAGTCCGGCCACCAACCAGGTTCCATTCCATATTGATGGAAAGTACAACCCCGAAACCTACCGCTATTGCGCCGGATATCAGTATAGCGATTCGACGATTTTTGGCTTCGCACATACACACTTCAGTGGTACAGGCCATTCTGACCTCGGCGACTTTTTGGTGATGCCAAGCACCGGTCCGCTGGTTCTTGAACCCGGAAATCCCGCCAAAACCCGAAGCGGATATTTTTCAAGGTTCAGCCATGAAAACGAAGCTGCAGAACCGGCTTACTATCGCGTGCAACTGGATGATTACAACATACTTGCTGAACTTACCGCCAGTGAGCGAACAGGTTTTCACCGCTATACTTTCCCGCAAGCCGATACCGCCCACCTCCTGCTCGACATGATGTACAATATTTACAACCACGATGATAAAAACGTTTGGGTTTTCCTCAGGGTTGAAAACGATTCCACGGTTACCGGTTACAGGCAAACGCATGGCTGGGCGCGCACTCGTTTGATGTTTTTTGCCATGCAGTTTTCAAAGCCTTTCATTGCTTACGGTCATAAAAAATACGACGAAAACCGCTACAACGGATTTTACCGCAAATTCAACGAAGCGGAGAATTTCCCTGAAATGGCGGGCAGGAACATTCGGGCCTGGTTCAGGTTCAGCACTACAGACCAGGAACAACTCATGGTCAAATTTGCCTTGTCGGCAGTAAGCACAGAGGGGGCTTTGAACAACCTGCAGCAGGAAATTCCGCATTGGGATTTTGATCGTGTTCGCAGCGAAGGCCAGAAAAAATGGAATCGTGAGCTTTCGAAAATTGACGCAACTCTGCCCACTTATAATGACACAGTCGTATTCTATACGGCGCTGTATCACACCATGTTGTCGCCGGTCATTTATGAAGATGTTGACGGCCAATACCGCGGCCTGGATCAAAACATTCATCAAAGCAACGGTTTTACAAATTATACCATTTTTTCGTTGTGGGACACCTATCGCGCACTGCATCCGCTGTTTAACCTGATCCAGCCTGCCCGAAACAACGACATGATCAAATCCATGCTTGCCCATCATGATCAAAGCGTGCACCGCATGTTGCCCATCTGGAGCCACCACGCCAACGAGAACTGGTGCATGACCGGCTACCACGCCGTTTCGGTTATTGCCGATGCAATGGCAAAGGGAACTACTGATGCAGATGTGAACCGTGCATTGAAAGCGGCGGTCAACACTTCCATAGTTCCTTACTTCGATGGGCTTGAGCATTACATGGCCCTGGGTTTCGTACCTGAGGACCGCAGCGTTTATTCGGTTACCAAAACACTTGAATATGCCTACAACGACTGGTGTATAGCCCAAATGGCAAAGCAGGCCGGGGATCGCACTGTGCAGAAAACATATCTCGATCGTTCAAAGAGCTATAAGGTTTTGTACGATCCGGAACTGGGTTATATGCGACCCAAAAATACTGATGGAAACTGGCGCCCGGGTTTCGATCCGCTGGACACCCACGGACAGGGATTTATTGAAGGAAACGCGCTGAATTACGGTTTGTACGTTCCCCATGAACCAGATACCATGGTTGCCATGATGGGAGGAAAAGACCAATTCTCCAGCCACCTGGATATGATCTTCAACATTGAACTGGACGACAAATACATTGAGAAAAACGAAGACATCACCCGCGATGGCATGATCGGCGCCTATGTGCATGGCAATGAGCCGGGGCACCATATCCCATATTTGTACAACTGGACCAGCGAGCCATGGAAAACCCAGGAAAGGGTAAGAATGATCATGCGAACCATGTACGCCAACGCTCCCGACGGCCTCTGCGGTAATGACGATGCCGGGCAAATGAGCGCATGGTACATTTTCAGCGCGTTGGGATTTTACCCCGTGCTTCCTGGCAGCGACCAATATGCTATTGGCAGCCCGCTGGTGGAACAGGCAAGACTAAACCTTGAAAATGGAAAACTATTGTGGGTTCGAACCATGAACCAGGGGCCTGTAAATGTATATGTGCAGAAAGTACTCGTAAATGGAAAAGAAATCAAACGCAATTATCTGCTTCACGGTGAGCTTGTCAATGGCGGTGAGATTGTATTCCACATGTCTGATATCCCTGTGAAAAAACAGAAATAA
- a CDS encoding methyltransferase domain-containing protein, whose protein sequence is MSELFDEIPLWSAPFGLKLLDFVNYKPGITALDIGCGAGFPLLELAMRLGNSSKVYGIDPDSESLSLAGSKAETFGIGNIHLIKGVAEEIPLGDHSIDLIVSNNGINNVSDIHIVLNECARVLKPIGQFVLSINLDQTFIEFYKQLEEVLKEINLPVAIRQMHQHIYEKRRPLDEMLALMQQSGFQIKTVGKEEFSYRFTDATAMFQHHFIRTSFLPSWRKLLPETNADEILGEVESRMNEQVLQAGSLSLSVPFVVINATR, encoded by the coding sequence ATGTCTGAACTCTTCGACGAAATCCCCCTCTGGTCGGCGCCCTTTGGGCTGAAGCTGCTGGATTTTGTAAATTATAAGCCCGGGATCACAGCGCTCGACATCGGCTGCGGTGCGGGTTTTCCGCTGCTTGAACTGGCCATGCGTTTGGGCAACTCCAGTAAAGTGTATGGTATTGACCCTGATAGTGAATCGCTCTCTCTTGCTGGCAGCAAAGCGGAAACCTTTGGTATTGGCAACATCCATCTGATTAAAGGAGTGGCCGAAGAGATTCCGCTTGGCGATCACAGCATTGATCTGATCGTGAGCAACAACGGAATCAACAATGTCAGCGATATCCACATAGTGCTGAATGAATGTGCAAGAGTGCTCAAACCTATTGGACAATTTGTGCTCAGCATAAACCTGGATCAGACTTTTATTGAATTTTACAAGCAACTGGAAGAAGTACTCAAAGAAATTAACTTGCCGGTTGCCATCCGGCAAATGCATCAGCACATCTATGAAAAACGCCGCCCGCTTGATGAAATGCTAGCTCTTATGCAGCAATCTGGTTTCCAGATCAAAACCGTGGGCAAGGAAGAATTTAGTTACAGGTTCACAGATGCAACGGCTATGTTTCAACATCATTTCATCCGAACCTCCTTTCTGCCATCATGGAGAAAACTGCTTCCGGAAACAAATGCAGATGAAATTTTAGGCGAAGTTGAGTCCCGGATGAATGAGCAGGTTTTGCAAGCAGGCAGTCTGAGCCTTAGCGTGCCGTTTGTTGTGATCAACGCAACACGCTAA
- a CDS encoding nucleotidyltransferase domain-containing protein, producing MVIIEKNMDQIKALCDRHKVTRLFVFGSVLTDSFNTSSDIDLLVDFAGVDLFDYADNYFDLKGSLENLLNRPIDLLEEKAVNNPYLRQSIDSSKRMIYGQ from the coding sequence ATGGTTATTATTGAAAAAAATATGGATCAGATCAAAGCTTTGTGTGACCGGCATAAAGTGACAAGGCTTTTTGTATTTGGCTCTGTTCTCACGGATTCTTTTAATACATCAAGTGACATAGATTTGCTGGTTGATTTTGCCGGCGTTGACCTGTTTGACTATGCAGACAACTATTTTGATCTGAAAGGATCACTTGAAAATTTATTAAATCGTCCTATTGATCTACTAGAAGAAAAGGCCGTGAACAATCCCTATTTGCGTCAATCTATTGACTCTTCAAAAAGAATGATTTATGGACAATGA
- a CDS encoding thioredoxin family protein, whose product MTFTEFEILLSSHPSFMLYFYNDTCGVCKTLRPQVEALVKEEFPEIRLIRVNATESRELAGQLRMLSVPGIVLFMEGQEIFRANGMISMNELHNRIARPYGMMFE is encoded by the coding sequence ATGACTTTTACTGAATTTGAAATCCTCCTCTCCTCCCACCCCTCCTTCATGCTCTATTTCTACAACGATACCTGTGGTGTGTGCAAAACGCTTAGGCCGCAAGTAGAAGCGCTGGTCAAAGAGGAATTTCCGGAAATCAGGCTTATACGTGTAAATGCCACCGAAAGCCGCGAGCTGGCAGGCCAGCTCCGCATGCTGAGCGTGCCGGGCATTGTACTGTTTATGGAAGGGCAGGAAATATTCCGCGCCAACGGTATGATCTCCATGAACGAACTGCACAACCGCATCGCACGGCCATATGGGATGATGTTTGAGTGA